The region GTTCCGCGGCGAGGCTGTACCCCGCAGGGAACTGCTGGCCGACGGTCAGAAGGTCATCGTGTGCGGCGATCTGACCGTCTACGAGCCGCGGGGTCAGTATCAGCTGGTCATTCGCGCCCTGGAGTTTCAAGGGGTGGGCACCCTTCAATTGGCCTTCGAACAGCTCAAGAAAAAACTGGCGGCCGAAGGGCTCTTTGCCCAGGAACGAAAACGTCCCCTGCCCCGCCATCCCCGGCGGGTGGGACTGGTCACGTCGCCCACCGGTGCCGCCATCCGTGATGTGCTCCACGTGGCCCGACGCCGCAATCCCATGTTGGAGTTCATCCTTGTCCCCTGCCGCGTCCAGGGCGAAGGCGCGGCCCTCGAGATCGCCGCCGCCATCCGGCTGTTAAACGAGTTCGCCCTGGCACCCATCCCCCAGCCGACTCCGGCCGGCGGGCCCCTGAGTGAGCCGCCGCCGCGATTGGACGTCATCCTGGTCACCCGCGGGGGCGGCAGCCTTGAAGACCTGTGGGCTTTCAACGAGGAGATCGTGGCCCGGGCCATTGCAGCTTCCGCCATCCCGGTGGTTTCTGCCGTGGGCCATGAAATTGATTTCACCATCAGCGATTTCGTGGCCGACCTGCGGGCGGCCACCCCCAGCGCAGCCGCGGAGATCCTGACGGAGGATGTTCATGCCAGCAGGGATTTCCTTGCTCAAGTGCCCCGGCGGCTGGCGGAGCTTGTGCTGCAACACCTGGACCGGGCCCGACAAGACCTTGAAGCCTGGGAAAAGCGTCTCCAACGCGCCCATCCGCGGCGGCAGATTGAAACGGCCTGGCAGCGTTGGGATGAACTGGTCGCCCGGCTCCGCCGCGCCGGCCAGACCTTCCTCAGCCTCCGGGTTCAGCAGTGGCAACACCTGGTGCGCGGTCTTTATCAAGCCAGGCCGGCCGTGCACGTACAGCATCAGCGGCAGTGGCTCGAGAGCATGGCACGCAGGCTCCGCCAGACCGTTGCCCATCAGCTTCAGATCCGTAAGCAGCGGTGGACCGCCGCCCGGAGCCGTCTGGTTTTGCTGGGCCCGGAGCAGGTCCTCGCCCGTGGCTATTCACTCACCTTTGACCCCTCTACGGGTCGTCTGGTGCGTAACGCCGACGAGGTCCGGCCCGGCCAGCCGATTCGCACCCGGGTCCATCGCGGGGAAATCCTGAGCCGCGTGGAACAGACCCGTACGACCGAAGTAGACAACGCCGGTTCGGACGCGAGGTCCGCTTCTCCGGCGGTTTGAGGCGCGCGGCCGGCCCGCGCCCCGGCCTTCTGCAGCGTAGGCCGGGCACCCCGTCCGCGTTCTGGTTCTCAAAGCCGCCACGGCCCGGCTTCCGGTTGCTTGCTCCTTCTACCTTCCAGCCACTCACGGCGTGGTCAGGCTCTCCTCGACGGCGGACCCGGGGCCTTCTACCTTGGGCGCATGCGCGACGCTTCCTTGCAGTTTTTGCAGCAGCTGGTCAACACGCCCAGCCCGGTGGGTCACGAACTTCGAGGGCTCCAGGTTTGGCTGGATTACGTGCGACCCTACGCTGAAGAGACCTTCTGGGACGCCTATGGCAACTGTGTGGCGGTGCTGAACAAGGGCGGCTCGCCGCGTCTCATGCTGGCGGCGCACGCTGACGAAATCGCCCTGACGGTCCACTACATTGACGACCAGGGTTACCTGTACGTGCGACGGCTGGGCGGGGTGGACCCCGTGGTGTCCGTGGCTCAACGCGTGGTGGTTCATAACCGTCGCGGCCCGGTCAAAGGCGTGATTGGCAGCGTGCCGCCCCATCTGCTGAAGGACGAGGGAGACCGCAAGCCCCCAAAAATCCACGAACTCTTCATCGACATCGGTGCCGCAAACCGGCGGGAGGCCGAGCGACGGGTGAGCATTGGCGACCCGGTAACCCTGGAAGACCAGTTCGAATTACTCCACGGTCAACTGGCCGTGGCCCGGGCCTTTGACAACCGGATCGGTACTTTTGCCGTGGCCGAGGCGCTTCGGCTCTTGCGGGAATCCGGCGCCAGGCTGCAGGCCGAGGTCTGCGCCGTGGCCAATGTGCAGGAGGAGGTCGGCCTCTTTGGGGCCCGCCAGATCGCCTACAGCCTTCAGCCCGATCTCGCCATTGTCGTGGACGTGACCCACGCCACCGATTATCCCCTGATCAACAAGACCAAACACGGCGACGTGCGCCTGGGCAAGGGCCCCACCCTCACGCACGGGGGCTGCAATCATCCCCTGCTGGTGCAACGCCTCGAAACCCTGGCCCGCAAGGCCCGCATCCCCATCCAGCACGAGGCCATGTCCAACACCAGCGGCACCGACACCGATGCCATCTTCTGGACCCGCGGTGGCATCCCCAGCGCACTGGTGAGCCTCCCCAACCGGTACATGCACTCGCCCGTGGAGGTCATTCATCTGGGCGACCTCGAAGCCATCCCCAGGCTCCTGGCCGAGTTCGCCCGATCCCTGAAACGGGGCGAATCCTTCCGCGCACCCCTTCAATAGGCTTCGCCCGTAACAGTTTCCGCCAGCGGCCGCCTCCACCGGGCCGGCCCCGGGGTCGGCTTGCGCCCCGAACCGGGCTGCCGTAGTGTGTGCTCGGAACCTGCATGAGCGAGGCTTACGAAGAAATCCTTGACGGGCTGCCCACCCTCCGTGCGCCACCGGGCGAACGTCACGAGCGGATCTGCCAGCGTCTGCACGCCCGCGTTGCGGCTTCATTGGTCGCGTTCCCGGCTGCCCAGCTGCTGGCATGTCGAACCCGCATCCAGCTCACCGCACAAACCACCATCCGACCCGACCTGGCCGTCATCACCAGGGCCAATGCCAAACTCTGGCTGGCAGCCGAGGTTATCAACCCGGCCGACCACCATACCGACACCGTCATCAAGAAGGCGCTCTACGAGGAAATCCGCCCCGCCCGACTCTGGATGATTGATCCCCGGTACGACAACGTGGAGGTGTACCACGCCACGCCGTATGGGCTGGCCCTGCAGAACATCCTGGCCGGCTCGGAATCGCTGACCGAGGCCCTCTGGCCCTCCTTCGAGATCCCGATCCGGGAATTGTTCGCGCCATGAGCCGAAGTGCCGCCTGGGTCTTGGTCGGCCTGACCCTGGCATGGCCGCTGACCCCGATGGTTCGGGGCGCCCCGCCCCGCATCCAGTTGAACCGCAGCGCAACAGGGTTCCTGACGCCCGAGGGTCAACCCTTTCATCCCCGGGGTTTCAATTATGATCGCGACCACCGCGGCCGCCTGCTCGAAGAATATTGGGAACAGGAGTGGAACACGGTTGAAAGCGATTTCGCCGAAATGAAGCGGCTCGGGGCCAACACCATCCGGATCCACCTCCAAGCGGGTGCGTTCCTCAATGGACCCACCGAGCCAAACCCGCGCGCCCTGGAGCGGTTGAGGCGGCTGCTCAGAGTGGCAGAACGCACGGCCCTGTGCGTCGACCTGACCGGCTTGGGCTGTTACCGCAAGACCGCCGTGCCGGCCTGGTACGATGCCCTGGATGAAGCCGGTCGTTGGAAGGCCCAGACCACCTTCTGGCGCGCCGTCGCCCGGGCGGCCCGGGATAGCCGTGCCGTCTGGTGTTACAACCTCATGAACGAGCCGTTCGTCCCCGGTACCCCCCGACCGCAGGGCGACTGGTTGGCCGGTGAGTTCGGCGGGTTCAGTTACGTGCAGGCCATTACGCTGGACCCGGCCGGCCGACCACGAACGGCCATTGCCCGCCAATGGATTCGTACCATGGCCACCGCCATTCGGAACGAGGACCCGCAGGCCCTCATCACCGTGGGACTGCTCCCGGAACGACAGCCCCAAAACTCCTTTTCGGGATTCGACCCCGAAATGGTCGTGCGCGAACTCGATTTCATCAGCGTGCACCTGTATCCCGACGAACGCCGTCCGGAAGAGGCCCTGGAGGTTCTGGCAGCTTGCGACCGTGGCAGGCCCCTGGTGGTCGAGGAGATATTCCCGCTGCACATTTCTCCGGAACGGTTGACCCGGTTCATTTCCCGCCACTCCGACCGTGTGACCGGCTGGCTGACCTTCTACTGGGGACAGCCGCCGGAAGAGCTGGCACAGGAACGCACCTTGGCCGCGGCCGTCCTCCACGACTGGTTGGTCCGCTGGCAAATGCTGAAGAGCCATTACGGCCCTTGATCCATCAGGGCCGGGATCAGTCCGGGCGGCGGCGACCGGGGTGGCCTTGGGCCGTCCCTATCGGGAGTCGGCCGCACCATGGTTCCTTGCTAACAGGCTGTGACGGCGACCGTACAAAAAGTACACGCACAACCCGAGGGCCATCCAGACCAGCAAACGCGCCCACGTATCCGGCGGTAGGCCGATCATCAGCGTCCCGCAACAAATCACCCCCAGCGGGCAAACCAACCAAAACATCGGCACGCGGAAGGGACGCGGAATATGCGGATCTGTAAACCGCAGGGCAAACACGCCACCGCAAACGATGACAAACGCCAGCAGCGTGCCGATCGACACCAGCTCGCCCAGCAACCCGATGGGGAACAACCCCGCCAACAGCATCGCACAAACCCCGGTCAGAATCGTGGCCCAGTAGGGCGTTCGGAACCGCGGATGCACCCGCGCAAACAAGGGCGGTAACAGGCCGTCCCGGGCCATGGCGTAAAAAATCCGGGGCTGCCC is a window of Limisphaera ngatamarikiensis DNA encoding:
- a CDS encoding Uma2 family endonuclease — encoded protein: MSEAYEEILDGLPTLRAPPGERHERICQRLHARVAASLVAFPAAQLLACRTRIQLTAQTTIRPDLAVITRANAKLWLAAEVINPADHHTDTVIKKALYEEIRPARLWMIDPRYDNVEVYHATPYGLALQNILAGSESLTEALWPSFEIPIRELFAP
- a CDS encoding cellulase family glycosylhydrolase — encoded protein: MSRSAAWVLVGLTLAWPLTPMVRGAPPRIQLNRSATGFLTPEGQPFHPRGFNYDRDHRGRLLEEYWEQEWNTVESDFAEMKRLGANTIRIHLQAGAFLNGPTEPNPRALERLRRLLRVAERTALCVDLTGLGCYRKTAVPAWYDALDEAGRWKAQTTFWRAVARAARDSRAVWCYNLMNEPFVPGTPRPQGDWLAGEFGGFSYVQAITLDPAGRPRTAIARQWIRTMATAIRNEDPQALITVGLLPERQPQNSFSGFDPEMVVRELDFISVHLYPDERRPEEALEVLAACDRGRPLVVEEIFPLHISPERLTRFISRHSDRVTGWLTFYWGQPPEELAQERTLAAAVLHDWLVRWQMLKSHYGP
- the xseA gene encoding exodeoxyribonuclease VII large subunit, coding for MGRTAKHQWEFGELFAREPTRRVWTVSELTLQIRRLLEQQIGQVWVSGEISNLRIQSSGHAYFTLKDAAAQIACVLFRGEAVPRRELLADGQKVIVCGDLTVYEPRGQYQLVIRALEFQGVGTLQLAFEQLKKKLAAEGLFAQERKRPLPRHPRRVGLVTSPTGAAIRDVLHVARRRNPMLEFILVPCRVQGEGAALEIAAAIRLLNEFALAPIPQPTPAGGPLSEPPPRLDVILVTRGGGSLEDLWAFNEEIVARAIAASAIPVVSAVGHEIDFTISDFVADLRAATPSAAAEILTEDVHASRDFLAQVPRRLAELVLQHLDRARQDLEAWEKRLQRAHPRRQIETAWQRWDELVARLRRAGQTFLSLRVQQWQHLVRGLYQARPAVHVQHQRQWLESMARRLRQTVAHQLQIRKQRWTAARSRLVLLGPEQVLARGYSLTFDPSTGRLVRNADEVRPGQPIRTRVHRGEILSRVEQTRTTEVDNAGSDARSASPAV
- a CDS encoding M42 family metallopeptidase, with the protein product MRDASLQFLQQLVNTPSPVGHELRGLQVWLDYVRPYAEETFWDAYGNCVAVLNKGGSPRLMLAAHADEIALTVHYIDDQGYLYVRRLGGVDPVVSVAQRVVVHNRRGPVKGVIGSVPPHLLKDEGDRKPPKIHELFIDIGAANRREAERRVSIGDPVTLEDQFELLHGQLAVARAFDNRIGTFAVAEALRLLRESGARLQAEVCAVANVQEEVGLFGARQIAYSLQPDLAIVVDVTHATDYPLINKTKHGDVRLGKGPTLTHGGCNHPLLVQRLETLARKARIPIQHEAMSNTSGTDTDAIFWTRGGIPSALVSLPNRYMHSPVEVIHLGDLEAIPRLLAEFARSLKRGESFRAPLQ